Below is a genomic region from Belonocnema kinseyi isolate 2016_QV_RU_SX_M_011 chromosome 4, B_treatae_v1, whole genome shotgun sequence.
aaattcaagaatttggctgaagatttgtcctttttaattgaaaattcagttatttcgttgaaaattcacgtattttcttaaaaaatcgactttttggttaaatttgtttcttttttaaagctaacctctttgtatgaaaattcttctttacggttaaaaattcaagtattccagttgaataatATCATTTATGAtgtaaataatatcattttagttgaaaattcatcttttaggttggaaatcaaattatttggttgaaagttaaaatcttttcttaaaattaaatttttgtatggtgaagattcttcattttaataaaaaattctttttttttgttgttgaaaaatgggctatttaattgaaaacttgttttttatttggattgcaagaaatttttcgGCGAAagctaactattttgttgaaaatttgtttcttttttggttgaaagtgatttttattttaaactgaaaatgtaactgttattccagttgaacattccataattttagttaaaaattcgtctctttggctgaacattcgttttttgacaaaaaaattatttgttttttctagttgaaaacttgtcttttttggttgaaaattgattttctttaagttaaaacttaattatttcagttttggttgacaatttattttttaaaataaaaatgaattatttttggttgaaaataattatagttgaaaattcattgttttagttgaaactcatctttttgtttaaaaatgaaagtattccagaaagattcataattgtagttgaaaattcatcagttaagttaaaaattaatttttcaaactaaatatgtaactgttccattttctgttgaaaattaatttttttttttagtttaaaattcaactatttggttgaatatttttcttctttagttgaaaattcaactattccgttaaaaaatcatgtattgtttggtagaaaattaatcttatagtttaaaatttttatctttttggtagaaaattaaagtattctagtgttgtgttaaaggatatttagaatgaacgccatgaattaaaataaatgtttaattttgcgcaaatatgaatatgttactttcaCTTGatcggaaaaattgaaaaacccaGACTACTTCCATGTATTTTTTTGCATTCAGAAGTCTCCCAATTAATAAATTACCCCCTATTATAAACGTATCTCTTTTTCTTCAGGTTCGTCAAATACCTCTCAACACAGTACTGAATACAAACGCGTACATCATGATTTTTGAGATGGAGCCCGAGACTCAGAGCCAGTTTAAGATTCACCAAAGCATTAAAGTCAACGGAGCCATAACGTCGACGAAAAGCTTTCTCCCCATTTCTCTCAACTCTGAAAGTAAACACTCAAACTCCAAACCCTCGACTTCTGCGAATATCACACAAAATGGATCAGACTCCCAAAAACACAAAGAATACAGCAATCAGCCTGCCACAATTTCTCAAACGTCTCAGAAAATCAACGGCATTCACCAGAGTGGCCAGAAGAGTTCAAGCTTCATCGGGCCTCTACTGCctcaaaaattacaagaaaaatccCAACCAAAATTAGTATTGCACACGAAAAACGGTAAAGTGTCGAACGGAAAGAGTTTAGTGCCGTATGCTAGATCAAGTGACGATGAAGAGAATAATTCTGGAAATGCGCCCAAGGCCCAAAATATTGAGAACTCTTCCAATCTAAAACCGAATCCgtttaattcaagtaattcaaataaTGTACAGAAAGGTCTTGTTTCTAAAAAAGATTCTTCGCCCAAACCAGGCTCAAATTCAAAGGACTTGCTGAAGACAAATGGAAGCTGTTCAGCTTCGTCGAATTTGAAGCCTCTGAATGGGTTACTTCCGTTAGCAAAGTTGCAAAATGGCAGCAGTAACGGCAACGGTGTTATCAAACAGTCGTCGTCGCCGAAACATCAGAATGGAAAATCGGAGAGCAATGGAAAATCTGAGACTAATGGCAAAGACAAGTGGAGTTCGCCGGTTAAAACGAAGAATAGTGAGGATGGAAAATTGGCTGCAAGCAGTAATGGCTGGCAAGTTTCTAAAGATACTCCAGCACCTTCATCAGCGGCGATTCCTAATGGATGGTCCGTCACTGATAATAATAAGTAagtgttatttttatttgaatttagatGCTTTCAAATTCCTTTGATAGTTTGAAAACCTAACTTTTCTAATGAGGGCTCcgaattcaaattgtttaacacTTCAAACAGCttacaaatttaaatgctttcaaaCTTTTTGGAAGTTTGTGCGAaacacttttaaactaaatacgaaaaaatggtgttttttttttattcagggaGGAACCGTCGACTAAATTCAATCACAACTTGACGCCGTATGCAGCAGCTGTCCGCGACTTCAACGGGACAAATCGTTCGGAAACAGTTTCCCATTTAATGAAGACTTCGCATCGAGGCTACGGGAGTAATTCGGGTCAGtacaattacattaaaaaaatgccctCCCAGAATATCACGACTGTTCCTCTTTCCCAGAAATCTTTATCACATGACCTTCTCATCACACGTCCAATATCAAAACTCCTAACAGAGGATAAAAAACGTATCTTCAAACCTTTGGAGAAAAGAATCACTTCTCGCTGCCTTTTTTTCGAAACCACGTCGAAGCTTAAGCCGAAAACGGATATGAAACTGCAGAAGTCTAAGTCTAAAAATAACTGCAGCGAGAAACCACAGTTTATGACAACCGAGAAAGTTTTTGTTGGTGTTAAATAGTTTTCAAGAGTTTCGAcgatttttcatcttttaaattattgattttattttatatgtttagTTTTGATACGAATTTTTAGGAATCTAAACCTGTTGGGTATTAGCAGTTATTTTCTCTTTATGTTTCGATATCTTTGGTaatgaaaatacaaaagtttttatGGTTTTTCGAAAATGTAGAAAGATATTTATTGAGCGATGTatttagattttgtttaaaaaaattaaggttcgAGTTTGTCGATCCAAAAAGtgaaataacgatttttcaagtaCGTATGGGCTttgaaatgaacatttaaagcaAGCTTCTATTCcgctaattttttcatttttagaattaatttacaaatgattcaatctttttatatttcttcGGCCAGTTTCACCAGTTTTTTGGGTTTAATTTTTagtgttttctgaaatttgtttttcatacgAACTTTCAAAGtctgaaaaggaattttaatttggttaagtttttaaacttgaaaagctTTCCAATTTTTACATGNNNNNNNNNNATTTTTAAGCATAGGGGCCATTCAAAAACTACCTCACACTGCCAGGGGAAGGGTTATTAAATCGGTTTTGTGATGCTTTGTTTTTCCTCTGTTTCCAAGATACTTCCCCtttctttcattttcttcttttaaatacgAACTGAATTACATAATAGAATCTAATAAGAAAACTttaccgtttttcgttgaaagtttattatttttaattgaaaagtctactattaggCTTTTTCTTTAGAATGCATACCCTTTGCTAaagattcgtgttttttttttgtaaatcaattttttcaactgcaaatttaacttccattttttgttcaaaattgatcgtttttaattcaaaattcagctaattaatttttcattgagaaatcattatttttggttgaaaattcaagtacttgattcgaaattgaatcaattttttaaacattcattttgttggctaaaaacttaattattttgttgaacattaattccTTTTGGGAAGAGGTTAATTTTCTcagctgcaaatttaactattccatttttttattaaaatttgatcgtttttaatttaaaattcaactgttttgttgaaaattcatagtttagaTATAAAGATTCAATTGTTTGATACAAAAGTTGCTTTTTTTGCacattaaacaatttggttggaagtttttttttcttttaaccgaaatatcttttttcattgaaaattcaattcttttgttaaaaattcgtctttttagttcaaaaatgtatctcttgtagcagaaattttatcttcttttaataaaaatgtaagtgttttattagaaattaatttgtttcggcTGAaggtgcaactattttgttgagaattcatcttttttggttgaggtcaaatgtctgatttaaaattaaaacagtttttggttaaaatttgaactatggGTGGTTTTATTTGCGAActcgcctttttggttaaattcgactgcttctaatttaaaataaaaatttgtaattttttttgtagaaatattatttaagttatattttatgttggggattaatcttctttgattgaaaaatttaactacttggttgaaagtagatcgtatttgttaaaaatttattttttgtttctgaatatttatcatttttcgttataaatgtaactttttgttgtaaatttaattttttcaactgtttatttaactattccatttttctgttgaaaattgatcgttttaattcaaaattctacaattaaattttttattgagaattcatcattttcagttaaaaatgcaactacttggttaaaagatgAACTAATTTATTATACGTTCATtttgttggctgaaaatttaattattttgtttaacgtTCGTTCCTTTTTGGtaggaagttaattttttcaattgcaaagtcaactattccatttttttgttgaaaattcaactgttttatttaaaattcatattttcgtgctgaaaattcaattgttttatagatAAAGTCGCCTGttctatttttaacattcaacgatttggttgaaagtttttttcttttaaccaaaaaatcttttttgaatgcatattcaattgttttgttagaaattcgtctttgtagtttaaaaattttagtcttGTAGGAGAAATTTgatcttcttttgataaaaatgcaattgtttggttatatatatgattatatatagtttttggttgaaatttaaactattgcgtttttttgttgcgaattcatctttttggttaaattcgactgcttctaaattaaaattttttgggggGGAATTAATCtgcttccattaaaaaattcaactaattggttgaaagtagattttatttgttaaaaatggattttttgttgctgaatattcagcatttttcgttgaaacttcaattatttcctTAAGATTTTCAATGCTTTGTTGGGCATTTGTCTTTGAGTAGAAAGttcgtccttttttattgaaaattcaactttttgcaaaaaaaatgcatcttctaatgcttgaaaatgcaactgttttaggttaaaggttaattttttttaattcaaccattttttgtgaatttaatttttcgttaaagtttcaactattttgttgtctttttgagttgataatctttttgttttgaaaattctaccatttggttgaaaattcatctttctgggctgaaagttaattttttttttttttaattcaactattatgttgaacatgtttccctttttctttaaagatcaactacttggttgtaagtgtaattgtttggttaatgcttaattttttcttattcaactattttgctgaaaattcatctttgtagatcgaaaattcaactattttgttgataatttggtttaaattttgttttgaaggttaaaatttcaattattctattaaCAATTCATCCCttatgcttgaaagttcaactattttgtttaaaatgcaatatatttgatTTGAAGGATATTGTCCCCCTATTGTTCACCTATTGTCGCAAAAAATCACCCTTTTCCCCTGTTGTGAGAATATTTTGTCTGTAAAGTCTGTTAAAATAAtgtgtttttatattttgtattttatactaggcgttcatcaaataaaaacaaagaagGAATTTTGATACACAGGGGTGGGGTTTTTTTATGCATCTGTGACGTCACCCTGGAGGTTTTAAACTTGGTGTGATGATCTGTGACGAAGAAGTTGTGGggtggaaaaataattaaaagtagcgtgacgtagtttttgaacggcctcATAACCAAATTCCAATGATTTGACAAAGGTTTAGAGAATTTAACTAATGGTTGTAAACCCAATttcaagtttaataattttttactgtacaTAGTCAAATTAGCGGATTAAAAACTTTCTAAAGCTGACTAAATCAGGGTATCTACCGAacttggaattgtcagggaatttttatgtgcctggaaaaacctgaaaatgtcaaagattttttttaagtcagtatATTTTTTCGCGACCGtgctaaattttgttaaattccaatataaaattcaataacaattatttttcatttgtaaaagcaCCTTggattactgtatttaactattttgtgaacaactcgtttttttttttttgtttgaaattaatttcgttaaatgaaaatttaactgttatattattggttgaaagtttatcgtttttagttgaaaattcaagtatgtcaTTGAAACTGCaggtattttgttggaaatttaccagTTTGTTGACAATGTTTTCGCTCCGTTgatagcaaatttttttattgttaaaaattcaacttctgttgaaaacttatctttttttggtcgaattaaactgttttcgattaataattaaatttttttattgaaatatcaactactatatttttcgttcagaattcatattattttagatgaaaattctattaattggttaaaagttaaaaccttttgttatagattaatttttgttattgaaggttcgttttaattgaaagttcatctatttggttgaaaactgaactgctttgttgaaaattcgtttttccttggatgaaaataatttttttaactgagatttTAATTGTCGTAGTTAaaacttaaagtatttttttaattgtttttttctttaattattataaaaaagctgaaaatgtaattattcaagttgaatattccatcactttagtttaacattcatctatagcttaaaattactttttttagctgaaaatttaactattcaatttttgtttgaaaaattatattttttaggtgaaaaatcgaattttgttatagaaatgaattttcttggttgaaaatttatctttttattttaaaatttaactatgtcagttaaagatttatcatttcagttcaaaatttaccactttttttttaatgtatctgttTTTGAAGAATAAGaactattccatctttggttgaaaattcatctttttcgtggaaaattaatgtatccAGTTAACTATTcatccattttatttaataattgatcattttggttgaaaattacactgtgTGTTTGGATgttaaactcttttgataaaaattcgtctttttggtttaaaattgatctatttcagacttctggaaaaaaaaacttctggaaaatttgctttttctggtggaaaattaattatgttaactgcaaaattaactttttatctttttttaaattgctctttattagttcaaaattcaactatttggttgaaaatgtatcttttttagttaaaattcaactgtagggtactttagagacaaatttgagaaataaattgttgttgttttagtatcacttaattatttaattaatcgatggtgctTATATATTTAAGATTATCTTGTGATATAAgttgtcaaagctttctaaattaatcaTATCAATTTAAtccttaaaaactgaaaaaaatccttgtttattataaactcgcgaaactgtatacatattccgagtttattatttaaaaaaattcgaaatatttgaatggcttCTTAATGTGAAAAAGTATACCTGGAAAAAGCTTGAGATacttggaattgtcagggaattttcttcCAGAATTTCAGTAGGCACCctgtaattattatttctttaaaaatgtctaaCACATATTCTATTAATTCGCATGGCAGTGACAAATTGGAATGGAGGAAGGTCGCGACTAGATCGAGAAGTTGATGACGAAAGGCGACAAGAAAGAAAACGCCACATGGACCCTGATGACGAGGAGATCGACCGAGGCCGAACGAAGAAAGTGAAACGACACCGGGACTACGAAAATCGGCCCAACACCAGCTACAATGCATTTCAAGAATACCAGAATGCCAAATCCTGGAATCATCCAATAGGCGGCGGTGGTTACAGGAGAAATTACTACAACACATCCAATTACGGACGAGCTCGACACGTCGATAATTACGGGCCGTCGAATAATTACAGATATGACAACAGCCATAATAATCGCAATCATTGGCAACGTAGATAGAAACACCCAATGAATTGGGCCTAACTCAGCGTGGAAATCGCTTTCGTTTTCAATCGTCGATTTATATTCGATAAATCGACGTCGGAGATGTGAAAAAGAAAAACTGCAAACGTTGCATTTCGAGTAACTTGTACGTTACTCAAACTATCGAGACGTTTCGCCAGCTAGTCCCCGATTCATCAAGATTTGtaagaatattatttattggGGGAGCCTCGAAAAACcggataaagaaaaaaataacttgtGTCAAGTGAAGGCTTTGAGTCTTGAATACAGGAAGAGAAGAGCTTTTATCGATAAAGCTTTtagttatttttagaaaatctgaaGCTTTTAGGATTTGCGCATGGACGGAAATAATCCTCCGGATTTGATGTTTTTGCGAAtactgaaaaaaagaagaaaagaagtcAAGGTTTTTAAAAGGCGCAGAGGGGGAGACATTCTGAAATTTAAGAAGGGAGTAATGAACGCGGTTACATTTTCTCGCTTGGTAGCTTTTACTCAGTGACAGAAATCGCATTTCGAGAgagtataaatttaattatggACTTCGAGTTTTACAGGTgcgttgattttatttaattaatgagtGAATGAAAGTTGCTGGTAATATATTAATTGAGAAAATTGAGAATGAAGAAATGCGATCCGTCCCGTCCCTTATTCCAGCAGAGAGATGCTAGACTCCCGTAAATATTAGATGAAATGTAGATAATATACCTACCGATTGTCAGGATGAACCCGAAACTCTGCGTGGATGCCGAGAAGTAAATTGTACATTTGCAGGGGTCTCGCGTTTGATCGCaggttatttttaaagaatcgCTGAATGTCGGTGACCCTTGGGCGCAATATTAATTTGACAGGTGAGAGAATGGTGAGAATGCGAAACGGATGAAATTCGTGCATAAATAACGACTTATTTGAGTAAGATTAATGAATAATCTTCGAGTAAGGGTTACTGTaaactttttaggtaattttaCATTTAGTTTCTAAAGTCTACAGTTAAGATGATTATGTGACAGAAAAAGCGATTTGTGAAGACAGTTTTACGACTCGAGTGTGAATGACAGAATTTTGTTGAAGCAAGAACTATGAGACAGTGATAAGTTTATTATTCATAGTCTGCTCCGATTTATAATACCTCGTTATATTattctataaattaattaatactaGCCAAAAAGTTAGACCGGTAAAGTGTAAAGTAGCTAGCGATAACAGCAACATTATTAAATAACGTAATCGACGTCTGACTTGATTTGTGTACCAGCTGTCTTCAATAAAACGACGTCTGTATAATGTACGTCCGCATATTTGCtatcaaattaaaagaatatattcaGCAAAGACAAAGAATCTAAAACGAACTGAGGTGTTTTTTTCTCTCCCGATCCTCGTTTTTTTAACtcgagtatttttatttttttatttacaactttTACGGCAACTctgctaaaaaaatgtaatcattcaatttttaatgtttctggcttaaaattgctttaaatgatgtaattttgaaaaaaattttattcattgattgattctttaatttagactttagagccatgaaaatgataacgtggaattATATCTTTAgaactgaatctttgaactctacaatttataaaagttaaaaaaattattttgcagtttaaccgcatttaattaaaaaccagaaaatgaccgggaatttttttcttggattaaaacggccaacctaaatcgtctattattcgtattattcgcataatctggataaaatttgtcgctacacatacattaattaaagtttatttaaacttaaaatcattgaaacttacatgaaatagtgaaataataatttttttaaacctatttgacaaaaatatgtatttttcactgtataatatggaaattctatctaaaactatttgttttttttatgatgattattttttagtaCTCAATCATTCTTTTATACTTCAAGAaactatcgtaaaaacacttttattcaaaaattaatgaacaactttaaaattgtacctactctttctaattcaatttttgggCACCAGGTgacgaaatggtagaccaccattattgacattaaaaaaaattttaatatattttcaaggtatttccgaATGAACGTAGAATCAACGTCGAATTAAATTCGACTAGTTGAATTTGATTAGAATTTTCTGTAAGGCATCATTTACCGCGTTTGCTGGACATGTTTGTCACataattgtattaaattatttttatatcaaaattttttttaatgttcaaatgtatgaaaaatgcgAAATTTATGGTCGTGATGAAATTGAGCAAGATcggcaactttttttttagttctattAAGAACTGAGCTTCTCTTTGAATATTGATCCTATAATATGACAATTTTCACTTGACAACTTTACACATCAGtggttttacatatttttcaaaatgtatatctCATAGAAAGGAAAACGGAAAAATCTGGAATATACAGGATATTTAAATCAGCTGATGCTCGAATCATCCTGTAAGTTTAATTTCGGTCCAAGGACTATTcttcaaatataactatttgattacatttttagaaat
It encodes:
- the LOC117170564 gene encoding ubiquitin carboxyl-terminal hydrolase 36-like isoform X1 encodes the protein MPAVSICDSVAVALRNSLESSQSKSDDLSITIADSYSRIAEGAVEYEKEAQTCKPREGLDPLKLKIATFYTRNSDNSDSGNMNEDASSSKRPEGRKTEHTLPAPKHVLYHPNKVLLGWRDNIPIGAGMYNVGNTCYLNSTLQALFHVPALVNWLLSDTHQCEQTEGECLTCSMAKTLQYSHQKSGEAFKPFCIYNKLKQICRTMVLGQQEDAHEFLRYLLEGMERAYLTRHKATKLDNYSKETTPVNQIFGGYIRTEVKCLQCDHVSTTFQHFQDLLVDIRKASTLDEALSSYFSQEHLDNNDYKCEACKRRVPATKQFRLERPPKVLCVQLKRFSVMGGKISRHIVFKQTVDMGPYLWREKDEGMKKLNYKLTSMVTHMGPSVNCGHYTAIAQVSTGKYYCFDDSCVRQIPLNTVLNTNAYIMIFEMEPETQSQFKIHQSIKVNGAITSTKSFLPISLNSESKHSNSKPSTSANITQNGSDSQKHKEYSNQPATISQTSQKINGIHQSGQKSSSFIGPLLPQKLQEKSQPKLVLHTKNGKVSNGKSLVPYARSSDDEENNSGNAPKAQNIENSSNLKPNPFNSSNSNNVQKGLVSKKDSSPKPGSNSKDLLKTNGSCSASSNLKPLNGLLPLAKLQNGSSNGNGVIKQSSSPKHQNGKSESNGKSETNGKDKWSSPVKTKNSEDGKLAASSNGWQVSKDTPAPSSAAIPNGWSVTDNNKEEPSTKFNHNLTPYAAAVRDFNGTNRSETVSHLMKTSHRGYGSNSVTNWNGGRSRLDREVDDERRQERKRHMDPDDEEIDRGRTKKVKRHRDYENRPNTSYNAFQEYQNAKSWNHPIGGGGYRRNYYNTSNYGRARHVDNYGPSNNYRYDNSHNNRNHWQRR
- the LOC117170564 gene encoding ubiquitin carboxyl-terminal hydrolase 36-like isoform X3; translated protein: MPAVSICDSVAVALRNSLESSQSKSDDLSITIADSYSRIAEGAVEYEKEAQTCKPREGLDPLKLKIATFYTRNSDNSDSGNMNEDASSSKRPEGRKTEHTLPAPKHVLYHPNKVLLGWRDNIPIGAGMYNVGNTCYLNSTLQALFHVPALVNWLLSDTHQCEQTEGECLTCSMAKTLQYSHQKSGEAFKPFCIYNKLKQICRTMVLGQQEDAHEFLRYLLEGMERAYLTRHKATKLDNYSKETTPVNQIFGGYIRTEVKCLQCDHVSTTFQHFQDLLVDIRKASTLDEALSSYFSQEHLDNNDYKCEACKRRVPATKQFRLERPPKVLCVQLKRFSVMGGKISRHIVFKQTVDMGPYLWREKDEGMKKLNYKLTSMVTHMGPSVNCGHYTAIAQVSTGKYYCFDDSCVRQIPLNTVLNTNAYIMIFEMEPETQSQFKIHQSIKVNGAITSTKSFLPISLNSESKHSNSKPSTSANITQNGSDSQKHKEYSNQPATISQTSQKINGIHQSGQKSSSFIGPLLPQKLQEKSQPKLVLHTKNGKVSNGKSLVPYARSSDDEENNSGNAPKAQNIENSSNLKPNPFNSSNSNNVQKGLVSKKDSSPKPGSNSKDLLKTNGSCSASSNLKPLNGLLPLAKLQNGSSNGNGVIKQSSSPKHQNGKSESNGKSETNGKDKWSSPVKTKNSEDGKLAASSNGWQVSKDTPAPSSAAIPNGWEEPSTKFNHNLTPYAAAVRDFNGTNRSETVSHLMKTSHRGYGSNSVTNWNGGRSRLDREVDDERRQERKRHMDPDDEEIDRGRTKKVKRHRDYENRPNTSYNAFQEYQNAKSWNHPIGGGGYRRNYYNTSNYGRARHVDNYGPSNNYRYDNSHNNRNHWQRR
- the LOC117170564 gene encoding ubiquitin carboxyl-terminal hydrolase 36-like isoform X2, which translates into the protein MPAVSICDSVAVALRNSLESSQSKSDDLSITIADSYSRIAEGAVEYEKEAQTCKPREGLDPLKLKIATFYTRNSDNSDSGNMNEDASSSKRPEGRKTEHTLPAPKHVLYHPNKVLLGWRDNIPIGAGMYNVGNTCYLNSTLQALFHVPALVNWLLSDTHQCEQTGECLTCSMAKTLQYSHQKSGEAFKPFCIYNKLKQICRTMVLGQQEDAHEFLRYLLEGMERAYLTRHKATKLDNYSKETTPVNQIFGGYIRTEVKCLQCDHVSTTFQHFQDLLVDIRKASTLDEALSSYFSQEHLDNNDYKCEACKRRVPATKQFRLERPPKVLCVQLKRFSVMGGKISRHIVFKQTVDMGPYLWREKDEGMKKLNYKLTSMVTHMGPSVNCGHYTAIAQVSTGKYYCFDDSCVRQIPLNTVLNTNAYIMIFEMEPETQSQFKIHQSIKVNGAITSTKSFLPISLNSESKHSNSKPSTSANITQNGSDSQKHKEYSNQPATISQTSQKINGIHQSGQKSSSFIGPLLPQKLQEKSQPKLVLHTKNGKVSNGKSLVPYARSSDDEENNSGNAPKAQNIENSSNLKPNPFNSSNSNNVQKGLVSKKDSSPKPGSNSKDLLKTNGSCSASSNLKPLNGLLPLAKLQNGSSNGNGVIKQSSSPKHQNGKSESNGKSETNGKDKWSSPVKTKNSEDGKLAASSNGWQVSKDTPAPSSAAIPNGWSVTDNNKEEPSTKFNHNLTPYAAAVRDFNGTNRSETVSHLMKTSHRGYGSNSVTNWNGGRSRLDREVDDERRQERKRHMDPDDEEIDRGRTKKVKRHRDYENRPNTSYNAFQEYQNAKSWNHPIGGGGYRRNYYNTSNYGRARHVDNYGPSNNYRYDNSHNNRNHWQRR